The following coding sequences lie in one Kamptonema formosum PCC 6407 genomic window:
- a CDS encoding GNAT family N-acetyltransferase, with product MSSEVILRSAVRSDVPVLFDLIKALAEYEKLSHLVTGDAATLETHLFGTPTYAEVILADIGGKVVGWALFFHNYSTFLTKPGIYLEDLFVLPEYRGQGIGKSLIAYLAKLGVERGCGRLEWSVLDWNENAIAFYKGIGADVLPDWRICRVTGESLVSLASR from the coding sequence ATGTCTTCTGAAGTAATTTTGCGATCGGCGGTGCGGAGTGATGTACCTGTACTTTTTGATTTGATTAAGGCGTTAGCGGAATACGAAAAGTTGTCTCATCTTGTTACTGGTGATGCGGCAACATTGGAAACTCATTTATTTGGGACTCCCACTTATGCTGAGGTGATTTTAGCAGATATAGGGGGTAAAGTTGTGGGTTGGGCGCTATTTTTTCATAACTATTCTACATTTTTAACTAAGCCAGGAATCTATTTAGAAGATTTGTTTGTGTTGCCAGAATATCGAGGGCAAGGTATTGGTAAATCTTTAATTGCTTATTTGGCTAAATTGGGAGTTGAACGCGGTTGTGGACGTTTGGAGTGGAGTGTTTTGGATTGGAATGAGAATGCGATCGCATTTTACAAAGGTATTGGGGCCGATGTTTTACCGGATTGGCGAATTTGTCGGGTTACGGGAGAAAGTCTTGTGAGTTTGGCCTCACGGTAA